A stretch of the Arthrobacter stackebrandtii genome encodes the following:
- a CDS encoding DUF2249 domain-containing protein, which yields MNNLVLASSSAEAASLEAARTRLAEVAGTLGTLNGNLVAAAGNASAAELAQSDQGALVDFVEKELIPLSGALAGAFPEHGASTESRVLAKVATGHNERIVSAAKALEVQEAPVKMVNAGGRLLEAATAFIAEATELILPALAQNTAVSLADLLPKPAPAEAGAPGETQTPASGGCACGGHDEPGLAELDTRVIPHAIRHATIFGALEGLNTGKGILLVANHNPLPLLAQLEQRSPGKFEVSYVEDGPELWKLSMVRN from the coding sequence GTGAATAATCTTGTTCTTGCCTCCTCATCCGCCGAGGCCGCTTCACTGGAAGCTGCCCGCACCCGGCTGGCGGAAGTCGCCGGAACGCTGGGCACTCTGAACGGCAATCTTGTGGCAGCAGCCGGCAACGCGTCAGCCGCCGAACTGGCCCAGTCCGACCAGGGCGCACTCGTAGATTTTGTCGAGAAGGAACTCATTCCCCTCTCCGGCGCCTTGGCAGGTGCCTTCCCGGAACATGGCGCCAGCACCGAGTCTCGGGTCCTGGCGAAGGTCGCCACGGGCCACAATGAGCGGATCGTGTCCGCAGCCAAGGCCCTGGAAGTCCAGGAAGCCCCGGTCAAGATGGTCAACGCGGGCGGCCGCCTGCTGGAAGCGGCCACGGCCTTCATCGCCGAGGCCACGGAGCTGATCCTGCCGGCACTGGCACAAAACACCGCTGTGTCCCTCGCAGACCTGCTGCCCAAGCCGGCCCCCGCAGAAGCCGGTGCACCGGGAGAAACCCAAACTCCGGCGTCGGGCGGCTGCGCCTGTGGCGGGCACGACGAGCCCGGCCTGGCCGAACTCGACACCCGCGTCATCCCGCACGCGATCCGCCACGCCACCATTTTCGGCGCACTGGAGGGCCTGAACACAGGCAAGGGCATCCTGCTGGTGGCCAACCACAACCCGCTGCCCCTGCTGGCCCAGCTGGAGCAGCGCTCGCCCGGCAAGTTCGAGGTCTCCTACGTGGAGGACGGCCCGGAGCTGTGGAAGCTGAGCATGGTCCGCAACTAG
- a CDS encoding helix-turn-helix transcriptional regulator has protein sequence MENKSVTSLPQGPKPSRVEPVAPISKARAAILAYLREIPDTLSVEQLAARTGQHANTVREHLEALVSDGHATKTAAPREGRGRPAWLYEAATVPSGPVGYAALAVALAQHIAATSSNPAAEGEDAGRTWARALPKSGKASGGARAGTKVPGRSGVAASGAAPAEASPAVPATVAPAAAKAARGRVVSALGQAGFGVQGNRDATELTLTTCPIVEAARENPEVVCAVHLGLAKELLADTGLPEDGVRLLPFAGPGFCTLHLPAAGPAASGTE, from the coding sequence GTGGAAAATAAAAGCGTCACATCGCTGCCCCAGGGACCCAAGCCCAGCCGCGTCGAGCCGGTTGCGCCCATTTCCAAGGCCCGTGCGGCCATCCTGGCCTATCTCCGTGAAATTCCGGACACGCTCAGCGTCGAGCAGCTGGCGGCCCGCACCGGCCAGCATGCCAACACGGTGCGGGAACACTTGGAGGCGCTCGTCTCTGACGGCCATGCCACCAAGACAGCTGCGCCCCGCGAGGGGCGGGGCAGGCCTGCATGGTTGTACGAGGCCGCCACTGTTCCCTCCGGCCCCGTGGGCTATGCCGCCCTGGCTGTGGCCCTGGCCCAGCACATTGCCGCCACCAGTTCCAACCCCGCAGCCGAAGGTGAGGATGCCGGCCGCACCTGGGCCCGGGCCCTCCCCAAGAGTGGAAAGGCATCGGGGGGTGCGCGAGCCGGCACGAAGGTGCCAGGGCGCTCCGGTGTGGCGGCGTCCGGGGCCGCGCCCGCAGAAGCATCCCCAGCAGTACCCGCCACTGTCGCCCCGGCGGCGGCCAAGGCGGCCCGCGGCCGCGTCGTCTCGGCGCTTGGCCAGGCCGGGTTTGGCGTGCAGGGCAACCGGGACGCCACGGAGCTGACGCTGACCACGTGCCCCATCGTGGAGGCCGCGCGCGAGAACCCCGAGGTGGTGTGCGCCGTGCACCTGGGCCTGGCGAAGGAGCTGCTGGCCGACACCGGCCTGCCGGAGGACGGCGTGAGGCTGCTCCCGTTTGCCGGCCCCGGATTCTGCACGCTGCACCTCCCGGCCGCCGGCCCCGCCGCAAGCGGCACGGAGTGA